TTGTGTTTGATTTGTGGTTATTTCAAATCTAAAAATTGGAACATCCTATTTTTTTACCCCCTTAGTGGAATTTGCGAAAGAAAATATACGTTACCTATTTTGGTCCTTTTGGTGAAAGGATAGTTACGTATTGAATCGCTATGATTGGAGAGGTATGGCGCAACATGAAAAAGATTCTTTTAATTTTCGTCTTTTTTCAGATGTCTTTTGCGATGGACCCTTCGATTGAGGCCGCGTTAAAGTGCGTGGAAAAGAAAAAGATGGATGTTCACGCAGTAGAAAAAATAAATGGCAAGGTATATGCAAGAGGTTGGTTTGTTCCTGCCGATGATGACGCTTGTGATTATAAAACGGTCAGTGGTTCTTCCGTCTTCGAAATAAAAAATAACTGCGTTATTGAAAAAAAAGATTGGTTTAAAGAAGTAGAAAAAGTCGAGAAAAAAGGCTTGCTGGGAGCCTTCCGAAACAGCAGTGAAGACTCCGTGATTGTGATTGAGAAAAATAAGATTCTTTGGTCGTGTCCCTTTGAAAAAGTGGGCTCCAGAGTATTTCGATTTTTGGATAAAAACAGGTTGATGGTTTCAATTGAAGATGGCGGAAATGGAGATGGAGACTCTATTGGGGTATTAGACAACAAATGCCAGTGGACTTTGTTTGAAAAGAAAGCGAGACTGCCTTATATCTACAGTGCAACATCAAGTTCACGATTCCTGGATTATGAACTGAAACATAAACCATATATTGTTATTTATGATTCGCTATACAATAAGTATTGGGGTACGTCAAGTTCATTTTACACATATGTTTCAACCCGCAATATTGCATGCGGTTACGATGATGATAAAATGGATTCAAGTAAGGCTTTGATTAAATGTATTAAGTGGACGGGAAACAATTTTGTTGAGGAAACATTGCCTCACAAGGTGGATGTTCCTGATAGCGAAGGATGCCTATGCGCATGCCCTTGGACGGAGCGGCTTTTCCCATGTGGCGACGGCATATGTGTGCAGAATTATGAAACCAAGAAAATAGAAATTCTGGTAGATGAATAAGTTACAAGCGCCTGAAAATTTCCTATGATTGGAGAGGTATGGCTCAACATGAATAAAATAATCCAAGTGAAGAAAAAATACGAAGGATGGCTTCTCAAAAGCGTAAAATGAAATGATTAAAAAGGGTCGCTCCGGCGGCCTTTTGCGTTATTTGCCTGTGCTGAAATCTTGCTAGACGAGGGTGTTGTCTAGCCCGAAGACTTCGCCGAGCTGCTTGTCGTCCATGTCGGCGAGCCAGGTTTCACCCGCGCTCACGGTCATGTTGGCAATGGACTTCTTGGTTTCTAGCAACGCGTTGATTTTTTCTTCGAACGTTCCTTTGGTGATGAACCTGTGGACCTGAACGTTGCGCGTCTGCCCGATACGGAAAGCGCGGTCGGTAGCCTGCGCTTCGATGGCAGGGTTCCACCACAAGTCATAATGGATGACCTGCGATGCGGCGGTGAGGTTGAGGCCCGTGCCGCCCGCCTTGAGCGAGAGGATGAGCACTTTGCAGTCTTCGTTCTTCTGGAAGTCCTCGATCATGGAGGTGCGCTGCGTCTGCGTGCATCCGCCGTGGTAGAAGTGCGTGCGGAGCCCGAGTTCTTCCGTGATTGTCTTTTCGAGCAGGAATCCCATCTCGGCGAACTGCGTGAAGATGAGCGTCTTCTCGCCTTGTTCCTGGATGGAGGTGAGCAGGTCGAGGAGCATCTGCAACTTGCCGGAGGAAAGGGCCTGTGCGCTTTCTTCCGGTTGCTCGCTTGCGGCTCCCTTCAGGAATGTCGCGGGGTGGTTGCAAATCTGCTTCAAGGCAAGAATCATCTGCAATATGATTCCCTTGCGTTTAAAGAGGGCGTGGGCGTCGTTGGCGAGTTCCGCCTCGATCTGCTCCTGCTCCAGTTGCTCCATAAAGCGGTCGAGGGTGCGCTTGTAGAGCGCCGCCTGCGCCTTGGTGAGTTCGGCGTATTCGTCCTGGATAATCTTGTCGGGCAGGTCGCTGATGATGCTCTTGTCGGTCTTGAGACGCCTGAGCATGAATGGCGCTGTAATTTTCTTGAACGTCTCGGCGACACGCTCGTTGTTCTCTTTTTGGATGGGCGTCTCGTATTTTTCGCGGAATTCCGTGGGGCTGGGGAAGAATCCCTGGTTGCAAAAGTCCATGATGGTCCAGAATTCCATGAGGCGGTTCTCGACGGGGGTGCCGCTCATCGCGATTTTCATGGGCGCCTGCATTTTGCGAAGAAGCTTGCTCTGCTCGCTGTCGGCGTTCTTGATGTTTTGCGCCTCGTCAATCACAATGGCTTGCCACGGGCGCGCCTCGAGCAGTTCGTAGTCGCGGCGGAAGGTTGCGTAGGTGGTGAGCAAAACATCGGCATTGAACTTTTGCAGGTCGCGGCTCCCGCCGTGGTAGGCGAGGTACTTGAGGTCGGGCGCGAACTTCGTGATTTCGACCTGCCAGTTGCACAGCAGACCCGCGGGCATCACCACCAGCGCCTTGCGCTCGTCGAGCTTGCCTTCTTGTTTGATTTTGAGGAGGAAGGTGATGACCTGAAGCGTTTTGCCGAGGCCCATGTCGTCGGCCAGGATGCAACCGCAGCCGATTTCCAGGTTCTTGTACATCCACGAGTAGCCACGTTCCTGGTAGGGGCGGAGCGTCGCGTTCAACCCTTCGGGGAGAGCGATCTCAGTCTCGGCGCGCCAGGCGTCGATTTGCGCCTTGGTGTCGGTGGCGAGGTCGATGGGAATGTTGTTGCACTCGCCGGTAAAACACGCCTGCAACAGCTGGACCTGTGTAATCGCCGGTGGGTCCTCTTGGGGGGCGTCCCCGTTTTCGGAGGAGCCCGTATCTTCCGGGGCGTTCTTCTTGGCGTCATCGGCGTTTTTCCCTTCGACCCTGTCGCGGAGCGCCTGCAAATCGGCTTCGCTCACCTGTACATACTGCGATTTGAATTTGAGCAACCCGTCGGCCTGTTCGGCGAGCTTCAAGAATTCCGCGGCGTCCATGGTCTCGTCGCCAATCGATATTTCCCAGTCAAAGTCCAGGAGGTCGCTTGTCGTAAATGTCCCGAAGCCGAAGCTCCCCTGGATGCGCATACGGGGCTTGGGTTTTTGCCTGTTTAGCAGGTTTTTGGGGATCTCGGTCTGGATTCCGAGTATTTGCAGCTTGTCGAGGCAGTTCTCCAGGAATTCCAGGAGAACGTTCCCCTTCATCATGATGGGGGAGGCTCCGCGCCTCTCGATGTAGGCGCCCATAGGCTTGAATACCTCGGCGACGCCGTTCAAAATGTTGAGTACCGAGAGGAGGCGGGCGTCGTTTTCTTTGAAAAGGTTCGCGATGGGTGTGCGCACGGCCGTGTCCGAGTCGGCGGAGCCGTTCAGTACAAATACGTCGAGCGCCACCTCGTTGCCGTCCTCGGCGCAGGCGAACAGAATTTGGGTTCGGTAGTCGAGGCTGCTGTAAACCGAGAACCACTTTTGGATTTTGCCGGGGATGGCATGGGCGTTGTTCGCGAGCTTGCCCGAGACGCAGTCAAAAAAGAAGCTGAGCAGGTTCTCGTGCCGGCTTTTTTGTTTCATGGGCTTGAACTTGCGCGCAAAGCGGAGCAGTTGCCCAATGAACAGCGAAAGCACGTGTTCTGCCGGCGAAACGAGCGGCATGACTTCTTCGTCCCTGGTGGTGAAGGCGAGTTTTTGTGGGGCGTATTTTTCGAATTCCGCCACCGCCGAGAGCACGTCGGGGAGCATCTCGGCAGGGAGCCAGCGCACTTGCGCCACGTCGCCTCCTATCCAAAAGACTTGCGGGTAGATGGCCCCGGTGCGGATTAGGTAGAACGCCCCCATGAGCACGCGGTACAAAAAGCGTACCGTCACGTGGTGCATAAAGAAGTTCCCCTGGCTAATAACGCAGAGGGCGCCTATGGCGGTGGCGGTGGAGAGCCCGGAACTGATGACCTGCCCTTCGTTAGCTTGTTCAAAACGCCACTTCCAGCCCGCCGAGTGGTACACCCGGAGGGATTCCCCTTCCATCATGAAGGTCTTGTTGTGGTAGAGGCGGAATTGTTCGGTGAAGTTCTCGAACGACTCGAAGCTCGCGAAGTAGCTGCGGCAAAAGTTCATCTCGTCGGCGAAGCTTTTGCGGAAGTTGCCTGCCGGGCAAAAGTCCGGGAAGTTCGGCAGCATGGCGGGGAGGATTTGTGAGTAGTCGCGCCATTTCGAGAAATCGAAGTCCGGAATGCGACCGCTCTCCATCGCAGTGCCCTCGGCAGGCGCGCCCGCAGCATCCACCGAGCGCAGGGTTATGCCCTGCACAATAGAACTCTCGACGGGGGCGTCGGAACTTTCGGCGGGGGTGTCCTCGATTTTGAGGTCCTTTAGGTATTCCAGGTCCATGCCGTGGATCTTGAACAGCACAAAGGGGTTATCGGTCATCTGGGTTGCAATCCCGAGGAACACCAACACCACGTACTTGCATGGGTTCTGGTCCTTGCAGTCGCAGTCCATTTTGACAGCGTCGATGCTGTCGAACAGGGTGATGCCGCACTTGGCGAGAATCAATTCGAGGGATGGGCTCAGAGAGCCGTTCAGCAGGGCGCGGAGTTCCGTGGGCTGTTGCTTAAGGAGGCTCGCGAAGACCTCGGTCTTGGACTTTTCGACCCGCGGGAACAGGATGTAGTTCCCGTGCATGCCGCCGTTCGGTCCCTTGAGTTTTGAAACAATCCGGTTGTCCGTAAACTCGAGGGAGGTCAGTTGACCGCGGTCCAGGTAGCGCCAGGCTGTGTCGACTATTTCGGCGGGGACGCCTTGCAACAGCGCTTCCAGCCACTTTTTGACCCACCAGGAGTTTTTGAAACGTCCCAAATTCATGTGCAGCCAAATATAGTAAAATTGACTGCACAAATGTGTAAATATGCTTAAGGCTCTGTCGGGCCAGACCGTACTTTGGGGTCAAAACTGCGAAAACGCTGCGAAAATGGCCCTTTGGCTCTGTCCAGTCATTCTGTACGGCTACGGAACGCGCCGCTATTCAGCAAGCCAGCGGTAGTAACCTTCGTCGTTCTTGCCGCAGGTGTATTCCGCGCCCTCGAACGTGATGGTTTCGCCCACGATTTCCTTGTGGCAGGGGCCGCTCACCTCGTCGATGGGCTGTAGCTTGTACCAGCCGTAGTTATCACCCGATTTTGGGTCTACGCTTTCGTTACAGTAGTAGTATTCGCCTTGGAGTCGGACGGTCACTCCGTACTTGTAACTATAGTAGTCGTCGCACCCCGTGTATGCTCCCCAGAGGAACGAGTTGGTGACGTCTTTCCATTTGCCGGTTTCGCCTCTGCTGTCGCAGAGGTAGTCTTTGTCGCCGTCGCCTTTCCAGGTGTATTCCTTCGCGTGGCAGAATCCGAGCAGTTTGTCGAGGTTGTCTTCGGCGCGCCAGAAGAACTTTTTCTTTCCGTTGTCGGACATGTAGGTACAGCCGTAGTTGATTCCGTTGTACTCGTAGAGTCCTTCCTGTTTTTCGGGCGAGCAGAGGCCGAGAGCTTTTTCGAGGTCGCCGTATTCCTGCCAGGTCTGGTTCGCCGAGCAGTAGTATTCCTTGCCGCGGTATGTTCCTTGTTCTCCGAAATTATCCTCGGTGCATGTCGGTAGCACAAGGTCAGGGGGAGCGATAATCCATCGTTCCTCGGCGCACTGGTAATAGTCTTCGCCGTATTGGTAAGCCTTGTTGTATGGGAAGCTTCCTTCGAGGCATAGGCCGAGGGCTGCTTCCACGGAGTCAATCAGCAGCCATCCGTTGCGCTTGCATACGTAATCCCTGTCCAGGAATTTCTTGGTCTCTCCGCGATCGTCTACGGAGCATCCGCCAATATTGTGGTATCCGGCGTACCAGACCCAGCCGGTATCCTTGCATATGTAGGCGTTTGTATCGAGGCCCCTGATGGAGTCGCGCAAGGCGTTGGTGCAGAGTCCGAGTTCCGTCAGTTCGCGGGTCGAGGCCTTGCGCCACCGGCCGTTATCGCAGGCGTAAGCGTTGTCCGAGTAGTGCTTGATGGTGCCTTCGTTGCTCGTTCCGCATTCGCCGAGCGCTTCGTCAAGCGTCGGTTTGCGCCAGGTGGAGTCGCAGATGTACAGTATCCCCTTCTTGTCGAGCTTCAGGGTCCCCTTCAGTTCGGGAGTGCAGAACCCGAATTCGGTGGTGGGGGCAGTCATCTTTTCCCAGCTGCGCGCGTTCATGCAACCGTACTGTACGCCATGGAAGATTTTTTCGGTATAGAGCTTGCTGGAATCGCAGGGACCGTAGTAGTCCTGCACGGTCGCGGTCCGCCACTTTGTAGAATCGCAGTAATAGCTTATGCTGTCGTTCTTGAGCGAGTCGATTTTGCCCTTGATCTTGGGGCTGCAAACGCCGATTCCTTGTTCGATGCTGTCGAGCACGGTCCACTTCTTTGTCGTGCGGCAGGTGTATGTGGTATCGAACAGGGCAGCGACCTTGTAGAACTTCGAGGAATCGCATTCACCCTCGAAGTCAGTGATGCGCGGGAACCTCCAGATGCTCGAATCGCAGTAGACGCGCCGGACTTCGCCGCTTACGATCATGGAGTCGAGCGTGCCGCCCCTGCTCGGCTTGCAGAAACCGAGGGAGTCTTCGGTGGGGGTGGCGAGGTACCAGGATCTCACCTTGCAAATGTAATGCTTGTTCTTGTGGGTCGCTTCTTCCCACTTGTTCTTGTCGGTGCATTCGCCGATGTAGTCGGTGAGCGTGGCGGGGCGCCAGCCCGTGGTATCGCAGTAGTAGTCCGTGGTGTCGTACCTCAGGACTGTAGAGTTCATCTTGCCGATGGTGCTCGGGGTGCAGAAACCGAGTTTCTCTTCGTCGCCGCTGGGCGTGCGCCATGTGGAATTGTCGCAGAGGTATTGCGTGCCGTTCAGTTTCTGAATTTCCCACTGGTTTTCCTTATTGCATTCGGCATCTGTGTCGTTCATGGTGGCGAGCACCCAGTCGTACCCGTCGCAGATGTACAGCGTGTCCTTGTAGTAGTGCTTTTCGCCCTTGTCCGTGTACGGGCAGGAGTTGTCTTTGGCGTTGGACCAGTAATTTCCGTTGCAGGTGTAGTTCGTCTTCTTTTCGGCAACGAAGAAATCGTAGGGGTCGGATATGCTCCTGCAATCGGGGAGTTCCTCGTCGGTATCCACGATGTGGGTGACCTTCATGCAGCGGATGGCGTAGTAGTCATCTGACTTTGTGGAGGAGAAACTCGTGGTGCCCGCGTCCGAGATGCGGATGTAGCTGTATTCCGACGTGAGCAGGTACGCTGCCTTGTCCTTGTCGGAACACTTGATTTTGCCGTCCTTCTTGGTGCAGTAGCCGGACATTTGCGGGTTGAAGCCGAAAGCTTTGGCGGTCACGTCGCTGGCCATCGCGGTCATGTACTTGTAGTCTGCTTTGGAGGGAATCGAGAAACCGTCGGGGCACACGTCTTCCGGATGCCAGTCCGGGTAGAGGCTGCCGTTCTTTTCGCAGTTGGCCGACTTGTCGTCGTAGCAGATGCTTTTCGAACTGCTGTAGTCCGCGTTCTCGGCCATCCAGGTGTAGGGCCCGAACTGTACGGTCTTGTAGGTTCGGCCGTTCTTCTTGTCGAGGACTTCTCCCTTCACAATCGTGATGGTCGTTCCGTTTTGGGTTTTGTACTTGTCGCCGATGGCGGAAGAATCCTTGTAGTCGCTTCCCTGATTGTCGTCGCTACTGCGGATGTCTTCTTCGGTGGAAGATGAACTCGGTTCGGTCTCGAAATACGAACTGTCGTCGTCGCCGCAGGCGCATGTCAGCAGCGGCACAACGAAACATGCCGAAAGAATAGCATTCTTGAACGGATGGTGAAAATAACGCATGGCTCCTCCTATTTCCCCTCTAGGCGAGATTTCCTTAATGGAAATCTATATAAAACTATGGCAAAATGCCAAACGCCGCGAGGCCGATCAGGAGCACGATTCCCGCATAGACTCCGCCCAGCAGGTCATCGGCCATCACGCCCCAGGCTCCCGGGAACTTTTCGAAGCTGTGGATGCCGAGCGCAAATTCGATTTCACCATCGGAATCGTCGGCGCGTCGAACCACCCCTGGGTTGACGGCATTGAAAAATTCGACATCGCCACCGATGCCGCAACGGGATTCCATTTTGCGGATTCTCCAGAAAAGGCCGGCAAGAGGCGCAGTGAGATTTTCGCATCTCTGGCGCATCGGCGGCAACCCCGACTATTTCGAGAACGCCATCGTCGTGCGGCTGAAATTCTAGCGGATATTTTTTAGATTGCGGTTATGCTGCACCTGAAATTCGCGCTGAATCTCGAAAATCTCGCCGACCAGATGATCGACGAGATTTCCAGATATTGGAAGAATCCGTTCGAGGCGCCCGTCGTCATTTTTCCGGACCCCAAGCTAGAACAGTGGTTCCGCCTGCGCTGGGTACAGAAAAAGGGCGTTCTCGCGAACCTCAACAAGACTACCATTGATAGGTTCCTTTTCGATATTCTCGCCGGCAAGGACAAGTCGCGGAAAAAGCTGAATTCCGACATGCTCGCGAATGTCATCATCTCGTACCTGCAGCAAAAAACGGACGGAAAATCCAATTACGAACTCCTGGGCGAAAGCGTCAAGGCCTACCTCGAAGACGACGGCGTTGTCGACGAGAACAGGATTTTCGACTTCGCAAATGTCATGGCGGGGCTTTTTCTGGAATACGAAACCAGCCGCCCCAACGGATTCATTTCCGATTCGGAAACAGGCGACGGCGCCAAGGGAATTCTCGACTGCTGGAAAGAAGGAGAGCTGCACGATTTCTTTATCACGCGAGACGGCACGCCCGACGCCAACGAAGCATGGCAATGCAAGCTCTATTCGGCGCTGTTCCATGCCGGAGACAACGGCAAGTCGCTACTTACACAAGTATTTGAGAAAGCCAGCGAAAAGAACCGCGAAGGCGGCAATGTCACCTACCTCACGCTTCCTTACCTGTACAAAGTCGGCAAGGCCGATTTCCATTACGAGAGCCACCTCCCGGTATTCATCTTCGGGCTTTCGGGAATGGGCCAGTTCTACCGCGTCATTCTGCAGGAATTTGCAAACCGGCACGAAGTCTATGCCTTCATTCAGAACCCGTGCATGGCATTCTGGGAAGATTGCAGCGGCGCAAGAAAATCTATTGAAAGCATGCGGCTTGCGCTTCCGAAACTTTCAACCAGCCCCGACGACGAAAGCGAATCCATCGACGAAGACGAAAACGAACTTCTACGCTACTGGGGCAAGGCGGGCCGCGATAACATCAAGCTCTGGAGCGTCGCGACGGATTACAATTTCGTTTTTGACGAGGAATCCATTGCCGACCGGAAAAAGGAAATTCCTTGCGACACGCTTTTGCATCAGGTGCAATGGATGGTCGCAAACCGTAAGAACGTTTTCTGCAAAGATGCGGGCGTCCTCGACAAGGTCCCCTTTGAAAAAGACGATTCCTTCTGCGTAACAACGGCCCCGTCGAAAATCCGCGAAGTGGAGGCCCTGCATTCCCACATCTGCAAGCTGCTTTCGGAGAAGGATGCGCAGGGGAACCCGAAGGCGACCATCGCCGACATCCTCGTGGTATCCCCGAACATCGACGACTACCGCACCGCCATCTTCCAGGTCTTCGACCAGACGCGGGAAGGATTCCATGTCCCGTTCAACATCGTGGATTCCGCCGCCCGCGACTCGCTCACGGCAAACGCGCTCGGCATCCTTTTCTCCATCCGCGAAAAGGGGACGCTTTCGAGGCCCGACTTCTTCGCCCTCGTACGCAATCCCGTGGTACAGAATGTCCGCAGGATCCATCCCGACGAAATTTCCAACTGGGAATCCTGGGCTTCCAACATGAACATCTACCGCGACCGTATCGCCGACGACAACGGCGAAATGCGCCGCGAGGAGTCCTGGATTACGGCTACCAGGCGCCTATTGCTTTCGCGCTTCAGCTACGGCAGCATCCAGACCGATGCGGGCGAGATTAGCCCCTACAGTGACATCAGCAGCGCCGACAACAATTCCCTCTACCGTTTTGTAGATGCCATCGACTCGCTGGAATGCTGGATGCAGGCCGGCACAGACGGCATTCCGGCAGAAGGTCTCCCGGACATCTACCAGTTCCTGGATTCATGGCTCTGCATGGGCAACCCGCCCAAGGAACTCGTTGGCGAAAGCGTCATCTACCATTCCGTCACCGCCGCACGCGAAAACCTGGAATACCAGTACCTCGCCGGGAGCGCGACCATCTCGTTCAAGTGCATTTCGCAGACTCTAATGTACGCCGCGCTCGGTTCGGAATTCAGCTGCGGGAACCTGTTCATCAACGGGCTCACCTTCATGAAGTTCGCGCCCAACCGCATCGTACCTGCAAAGTACCTCTTCTTTATGGGAGCCGACGCAGCAAATTTCCCGGGTGTGCGGAACATCAACACGCTCGACCTGCGCAAGTCCTGCCGCCCCTGGCCCGGTGACGATTCTACCGTCAGCAGGAACCGCTATGCCTTCCTCTGCCAGCTCATGAGCACGTCGCAAGGATTCTTCATCAGCTACGTGAACAAGGATTTGCAAAAGGACGAGGATTTCTACCCTTCGTCCATCGTGAACGACATACGCGGATTTCTGAGGAACGCGGCAAAGGCGGCCGGCATAACGGACTCCGCGATTCTCAAGAACATCTGGCCCGACGAAAACATCCCGCTGGACGAAACCCGCCCCTGGAAGGATCTCTTTACCCGCCGCGAAATCCGCAACAGGAACGCGCACCAGGAATTCGGCAACGACCGCGCGACCGTCAACTTCGTCCCCGATCCCGAAAACAGCGAAGACCCGAGGCTCCCCGAACAGGCGAGCGTCTACCAGTTCAAGCAATTCCTCAAGGATCCCTTCGAATTCCGCGTCGAGCAGATGATGCAAATCGAGGACGGAAAGGAAGATCCCGAAAAGACCGAATTCGAGCCCATCAGCATCGACAATCTGCAGGAAGCCATCCTGCGCCGCATGCTTCTCGCACAGATGCTGGGCGTTTTCGAGAACGACCGACTGACAACCGAGAAGGATATCCGCAACTACGCGATTTCCAAGGGTCTTCTGCCCATGGGCGCTTTCAACGAACGAATTTGGAGCGACCTCCTCGACGAAACCAGAAGCCTCGCGGAACTGATCGAAGGCCTGTACAGCAAGAACCATTTCCGGTACTGCAAAAAGACTATCGAACTCAAGATGGATGGCTGGACCCTGCTCGGGACAGTTCCCCTGTGCGCACAAAACGAGGGCTGCATCCACCTGATAGATACCGCCGGCGTCGAAATCCACCAGTACCAATTCCTGGCAGGCTACATCCAGGCGCTTGCACTCATTTGTGATGCCGGACGGAAAAACGAACCCATTCCGGAAATCTACGCGGACTGTTATTCCAAGACGACATGGCGGGCCAAGCGCATCAAGCGCACGCCCGCCGAAGCGGAGGAACTGCTCGAAAAAATCTACCGGAAAATGTTCGCGGTGCAGATGGATGCAAGCGGCAAGTGGGAACGCTACAGCAAGGTCCTCCCGATCGACATGGTGTTCGAGAACAAGATCGAATCCTACGACGACTATATCGCGGCGTTCAGCGACGAGAATCGTTCTCCGTGGAGATACTTCGCCGGCAGCAAGCTGTTCGACATCAAGAAGGTCTGCGGGTTCACCGACAAGTATTTCATGGACCTCTGGAAAAAGGAATGCGAGGACCTCCGGGAATTGACACCCGACTTGTGGAATCCTGACGAAGACATGGGAGGCGACGTCAATGACCCAGATTAATCTTTTTAACATCGACGATTTTCATTTTGGGAACAACCTCTATATCGACGCCTCGGCGGGTACCGGCAAGACGTACACCATCCAGCAGCTGGTCGCAAAACTCGTGCGCGGCGAAAATGGACATGCGGGTATTCCCCTCTCCAAAATCCTAATAGTCACCTACACCGACAAGGCTACCGGCGAACTGCGCGACCGCATCCGCCAGAAGATGGAAGACTGCCTTGCTGAGGAGAACCTGGAATGCTACCGCGAAGCGCTGCAGAATATCCATACGGCGCCAATCTTTACCATCCATTCCTTCTGCCAGAAGGTGCTGCACGATTTCGCCTACGAGGCGGGTTCCTCCTTCAACCTGGATGTCGTTTCGGACGATAGTATCGAAGCGCTTATCCAGCGGCTCATTCGCGACAAGTGGTCCTTCGAAACCGAATTTATGGACGTGCTGAATTCTTCGGGTTTCAGTATGGACACCTTTGTCAAGAATTTCGTGAATGCCGCCAAGTACATGCTGCAAGATCACGGGACACAGCCCTTCTTGCCAGATTTCAGCACTCTCGAAAAAATCCTGCAATGGGTCCCCGGCGCCCGCGACGCATGGAATGTCCTGCTCGAGAACAAGGACAAGGTTTGCGAAGAAGTCCTCAAGTCCAAGACGAATTATCGTAAAATTTCGACCCTGATCGATGCAATCGAGGCATACGACGGCACCGAAAAACTGTTTCCGAGGACATTCACGAAAAAGTGGCGCGAGGACCCCTGGGATAGCGACGAACTGATCCATGCGGTAAATTTCTTCTTCGACCTCAAGGACGAGGACCTGCAAAAGGTCGCCATCAAGCCATTCCAGAAATTCATTTTCGAACATGTCGATGAACTCGTAGAACTCTGGCAAAGGGAAAAGCGGCAGGGCAAGCGCCAGTCCTTCAGCGACATGATTATCGATGTCCACGACACCATCATGAACAGGAACGACAACCTGGTGCAGAAATTGCGGGAAACCTACCGCTACGCCATCATCGACGAATTCCAGGACACGAATCAGCTGCAGTGGGACATTTTCAAGACCATCTTCCTTGACTCCCGCGAAAACAACATCGTCGTTGTGGGCGACCCGAAACAGTCCATTTTCTCGGTCCAGGGGGCCGATGTCGGCGTCTACCGTCGCGCCATTGCCGAAATCGGCAAAAAGAACGGGAGAAGGCTATCGACGAACTACCGCTCCAGCGATGACGTCATCGAGGCCTGCAACGAACTGTTCCAAGGGGAGTTCCTTGAAAACGGGGACTTCACGAAATCGGACGCGCCCCAAGAAAAACTCAAAAAGCTAGCACCCACCTTGAACGGCGAGCATACGGCGCCCCTCTGGATTTCGAACATTTCCGACGAATTCGAATTTGCCGATTTCGCCGTACGGAAAATCATAGAATGCTGCGCCCCGAGCTCCACGGATGCATCCAGGACGGCACTGCAGATTTTCGACAAGGACAAGAAAGTGTTGCGCGATGTCCGCTTCTCGGATTTCGCCATCCTCTCGCGCACCCGGACCGAAATGGTCGCACTGGAAGAGGTCATGGCACAGGCAGGCATCCCCTACACGCGCTACAAGGACACGAACCTGTTCTACGGAAAGGAATGCGCTCACTGGATTTCGCTTTTGAAGGCGCTCGACGCTCCCGATTTTTCGAGCTGGAACCGCAAGTTTCTGAACGAGGCGCTTATCTCCGACTTTTTCA
This genomic stretch from Fibrobacter sp. UWP2 harbors:
- a CDS encoding exodeoxyribonuclease V subunit gamma, whose amino-acid sequence is MLHLKFALNLENLADQMIDEISRYWKNPFEAPVVIFPDPKLEQWFRLRWVQKKGVLANLNKTTIDRFLFDILAGKDKSRKKLNSDMLANVIISYLQQKTDGKSNYELLGESVKAYLEDDGVVDENRIFDFANVMAGLFLEYETSRPNGFISDSETGDGAKGILDCWKEGELHDFFITRDGTPDANEAWQCKLYSALFHAGDNGKSLLTQVFEKASEKNREGGNVTYLTLPYLYKVGKADFHYESHLPVFIFGLSGMGQFYRVILQEFANRHEVYAFIQNPCMAFWEDCSGARKSIESMRLALPKLSTSPDDESESIDEDENELLRYWGKAGRDNIKLWSVATDYNFVFDEESIADRKKEIPCDTLLHQVQWMVANRKNVFCKDAGVLDKVPFEKDDSFCVTTAPSKIREVEALHSHICKLLSEKDAQGNPKATIADILVVSPNIDDYRTAIFQVFDQTREGFHVPFNIVDSAARDSLTANALGILFSIREKGTLSRPDFFALVRNPVVQNVRRIHPDEISNWESWASNMNIYRDRIADDNGEMRREESWITATRRLLLSRFSYGSIQTDAGEISPYSDISSADNNSLYRFVDAIDSLECWMQAGTDGIPAEGLPDIYQFLDSWLCMGNPPKELVGESVIYHSVTAARENLEYQYLAGSATISFKCISQTLMYAALGSEFSCGNLFINGLTFMKFAPNRIVPAKYLFFMGADAANFPGVRNINTLDLRKSCRPWPGDDSTVSRNRYAFLCQLMSTSQGFFISYVNKDLQKDEDFYPSSIVNDIRGFLRNAAKAAGITDSAILKNIWPDENIPLDETRPWKDLFTRREIRNRNAHQEFGNDRATVNFVPDPENSEDPRLPEQASVYQFKQFLKDPFEFRVEQMMQIEDGKEDPEKTEFEPISIDNLQEAILRRMLLAQMLGVFENDRLTTEKDIRNYAISKGLLPMGAFNERIWSDLLDETRSLAELIEGLYSKNHFRYCKKTIELKMDGWTLLGTVPLCAQNEGCIHLIDTAGVEIHQYQFLAGYIQALALICDAGRKNEPIPEIYADCYSKTTWRAKRIKRTPAEAEELLEKIYRKMFAVQMDASGKWERYSKVLPIDMVFENKIESYDDYIAAFSDENRSPWRYFAGSKLFDIKKVCGFTDKYFMDLWKKECEDLRELTPDLWNPDEDMGGDVNDPD